From Acidisarcina polymorpha, one genomic window encodes:
- a CDS encoding PA2169 family four-helix-bundle protein, with translation MADEADLVKRIEETLRAVIDTLIDGEEGFRLLGQALKDDSLKALFLAEAETRADFHRTLEEALHQIGVADATETGTVIGMIHRSWGDIKAKLGSTDRDLLETACQGEESALQSYKLALEKELLMPIRQVLIKQQSHVGETLKYLQLAAEGVV, from the coding sequence ATGGCCGATGAAGCCGATCTTGTAAAACGTATCGAGGAGACGCTGCGCGCTGTCATCGATACACTCATCGATGGCGAAGAAGGATTTCGCCTGCTAGGTCAAGCTCTTAAAGATGACAGCCTTAAAGCTTTATTTCTTGCTGAGGCCGAGACACGGGCGGATTTCCACCGAACGCTGGAGGAGGCGCTTCATCAAATCGGCGTGGCGGATGCGACTGAAACCGGGACTGTAATTGGAATGATCCACAGAAGCTGGGGCGACATCAAGGCAAAGCTCGGAAGCACCGATCGAGACCTGCTGGAGACCGCCTGCCAAGGCGAGGAGTCTGCGCTACAAAGCTATAAGCTCGCGCTTGAAAAGGAGCTTCTCATGCCGATCCGTCAAGTCCTGATAAAACAGCAATCACACGTCGGGGAAACATTGAAATATCTCCAGCTAGCTGCGGAAGGCGTTGTTTAG